Proteins encoded together in one Xenopus laevis strain J_2021 chromosome 6L, Xenopus_laevis_v10.1, whole genome shotgun sequence window:
- the sdc2.L gene encoding syndecan-2-A precursor has product MRNVWLIVPFALLAALSGETWAQADRDLYIDSTESSGNYPVDDDDYSSGSGSGIPARGDDEDDNVVLTTVQTLISSPSSEMPYVETTTLKTLTKMAPETKEPGEVESTNTVLVYGKKDIVQTATHTENLFHRTEVLAAVIAGGGIGFLFAVFLILLLVYRMRKKDEGSYDLGERKPSSAVYQKAPTKEFYA; this is encoded by the exons TGGGCCCAAGCTGACAGAGACCTATATATCGACAGCACAGAATCATCAGGAAACTACCcagttgatgatgatgattactCTTCTGGATCTGGCTCTG GCATCCCAGCACGTGGTGACGATGAAGACGACAATGTAGTATTAACAACTGTCCAGACACTTATAAGCAGTCCATCAAGTGAAATGCCATATGTTGAGACCACAACGCTGAAAACACTAACAAAGATGGCACCTGAAACCAAG GAACCTGGTGAAGTAGAGTCAACTAACACAGTTCTTGTCTACGGAAAGAAGGATATCGTCCAGACTGCGACACACACAGAGAACCTGTTCCACAGAACAGAAGTACTTGCAG CTGTCATTGCTGGGGGCGGCATTGGCTTCCTGTTTGCCGTATTCTTAATCCTCCTGTTGGTTTACCGCATGAGAAAGAAGGATGAAGGCAGCTACGACCTTGGCGAACGCAAACCATCCAGCGCCGTCTACCAAAAGGCACCAACTAAAGAGTTTTATGCATAA